In Gossypium hirsutum isolate 1008001.06 chromosome D06, Gossypium_hirsutum_v2.1, whole genome shotgun sequence, one genomic interval encodes:
- the LOC107935568 gene encoding demethylepipodophyllotoxin synthase: protein MDSFHSSPATSTIAIIAFPLLLLFLFSFLWISKHAPTNTNKKQTPPEAGGAWPIIGHLHLLAGPQPPHISLANMADKYGRMFTIKLGVHRALVVNNWEIAKECLTINDKAFASRPKVVNMELLGYNNAMIVFAPYGPYWRQVRKCATIELLSTHRLDLFKHVRESEVKTSLEQLYQIWNKKKGTNCDKVLVEMKRWFRDVTLNVSMRIIVGKRISSSSEGGETMKCKELLEDFFEMAGKFVISDTLPFLKWLNVGGYEKSMKKIAKELDRIVEGWLREHKCKRGEDGANSEEDFMGVMLPILRDAEEHDADTINKATSLALILAAEDTTSITMTWALSLLLNNRDALNKVQQELDIHVGNNRLLVKESDIKNLVYLQSVIKETLRLYPAAPLSVMRESIEDCTVNGYHVSTGTWLIINLQKIHRDPFIWETLLNFVPKDS, encoded by the exons ATGGACTCATTTCATTCATCCCCAGCAACTTCAACCATCGCAATAATTGCTTTTCCATTACTGttactctttcttttctctttcctatgGATATCAAAACATGCCCCAACAAACACAAACAAGAAGCAAACACCACCAGAAGCAGGTGGAGCATGGCCTATTATTGGCCATCTTCACCTCCTAGCAGGGCCACAACCACCTCACATAAGCTTGGCTAACATGGCTGACAAATATGGAAGAATGTTCACTATCAAGTTAGGTGTGCATAGAGCTTTGGTGGTGAACAATTGGGAAATTGCTAAAGAATGTCTCACCATAAATGACAAAGCATTCGCCTCTCGTCCAAAGGTAGTAAACATGGAACTTTTGGGTTACAACAATGCCATGATTGTCTTTGCACCATATGGACCTTATTGGCGTCAAGTGCGCAAGTGTGCCACCATTGAGCTCCTCTCAACTCACCGACTCGATTTGTTTAAACATGTAAGGGAATCCGAGGTGAAAACATCACTGGAACAGTTGTACCAGATATGGAACAAGAAGAAAGGTACTAATTGTGACAAAGTATTGGTGGAGATGAAGAGATGGTTTAGGGATGTTACTCTTAACGTGAGTATGAGGATTATTGTGGGGAAGCGAATATCGAGTTCAAGTGAAGGTGGTGAAACCATGAAGTGTAAGGAATTATTGGAAGATTTCTTTGAAATGGCGGGCAAGTTTGTAATTTCGGATACGCTACCGTTCCTGAAATGGTTGAATGTCGGTGGATACGAGAAGTCGATGAAGAAGATAGCGAAAGAATTAGACCGCATTGTCGAGGGATGGCTACGAGAGCACAAGTGCAAGAGAGGTGAAGATGGGGCAAATAGTGAGGAAGATTTCATGGGAGTGATGCTACCTATTCTTCGTGATGCAGAGGAGCATGATGCTGATACCATCAACAAAGCCACCAGTCTC GCTCTTATTTTAGCGGCAGAAGATACAACATCGATTACAATGACATGGGCTTTATCTTTATTACTCAATAATCGTGATGCATTAAACAAGGTTCAACAAGAACTAGACATTCATGTTGGCAACAATAGATTGCTAGTGAAAGAATCGGATATCAAAAACTTAGTGTACCTTCAATCAGTCATTAAGGAAACTCTTCGCCTATACCCTGCTGCTCCGCTTTCTGTGATGCGTGAATCCATTGAAGATTGCACTGTTAATGGATATCATGTTTCAACCGGCACTTGGCTTATTATCAATCTTCAAAAGATTCATCGTGATCCATTCATCTGGGAAACCCTTTTGAATTTCGTCCCGAAAGATTCATGA